A window of the Citrus sinensis cultivar Valencia sweet orange chromosome 9, DVS_A1.0, whole genome shotgun sequence genome harbors these coding sequences:
- the LOC102606941 gene encoding FBD-associated F-box protein At4g10400-like isoform X2: protein MSVYLSFQNKLQRPFFLIKYRPKPFKAKPISKASPVHSATTFPKPSLSQSFYGHGHQRNPADIVTTQASTEMRKRPRNTPATREVKGEIVEDLMSLLPDDILINIISRLPLKEAAKTSVLSSRWKYLWTFTTVLDFDGITESSNCISDPTCIDKVLQLHRGSSINKFRLCLYSKDLHESEITNWVYSALSKRVQIFELELWPRLKNYTFLENCYNNLKSELSGVKYLRSLRLFSVNVTGEILEFILHNCPLLDQLSVVRSETLVSLKVVGSAIQLKHLRISTCYRLNEIKISTPNLLSFKYFGPGQELKLHIENAPQLVDISFRGVMLTRVRNVVGPITSCFPQLKTLELDSCDELYAQFSEHELPNLTHLHLRVATLNRESLLGLASIMKACPFLQTLIVQFDYNGYKVGRRRKVPRHSHQHLKLVELHGFLGRPIDLELAFYILENAMTLEKMVVNRTNYSFGCGNAKDCTKLREAKLRQGVELLVL from the exons ATGTCCgtttatttatcttttcaaaataaattacagcgaccattttttttaattaagtacaGACCAAAACCATTTAAAGCTAAGCCAATTTCAAAAGCCAGTCCTGTCCACTCAGCAACTACTTTCCCAAAGCCATCACTGTCGCAGTCCTTCTACGGCCACGGTCACCAGCGAAACCCAGCCGATATTGTCACAACACAAGCTTCTACG GAAATGAGGAAGAGACCGCGAAATACCCCTGCTACTCGTGAAGTGAAG GGCGAAATTGTAGAGGATTTGATGAGTCTACTCCCAGATGATATTCTTATCAATATTATCTCTCGATTGCCACTTAAGGAAGCTGCAAAGACTTCTGTTCTTTCCAGTAGATGGAAATATTTGTGGACTTTTACCACTGTTCTTGACTTTGATGGAATAACAGAATCCTCAAACTGTATAAGTGATCCAACTTGTATTGATAAAGTCTTACAACTGCATAGAGGTTCAAGTATAAATAAGTTTAGATTATGTTTGTATTCCAAGGACTTACATGAAAGTGAAATCACCAATTGGGTTTACTCGGCATTATCAAAAAGGGTTCAAATCTTTGAGTTGGAGTTGTGGCCAAGGCTTAAGAATTACACATTTCTGGAAAACTGTTATAACAACCTTAAAAGTGAGTTATCTGGCGTCAAGTATTTAAGATCCCTTCGCCTTTTTAGTGTGAATGTCACTGGAGAAATTCTTGAGTTTATTTTACACAACTGTCCGCTTCTTGATCAATTATCTGTTGTCCGCTCTGAAACTCTGGTAAGCCTAAAGGTTGTTGGTTCTGCAATCCAATTGAAACACCTACGCATCAGCACTTGCTACAGATTGAACGAAATCAAGATTTCCACCCCAAATCTTTTgtctttcaaatattttggacCAGGACAAGAATTGAAGTTACATATCGAGAATGCTCCCCAGCTTGTTGATATATCTTTCCGTGGGGTTATGCTAACTCGAGTAAGGAATGTTGTGGGCCCGATTACAAGCTGTTTTCCTCAACTGAAGACTCTTGAATTGGACAGCTGCGATGAG TTATATGCGCAATTCTCGGAGCATGAATTGCCCAATCTAACCCACTTACATCTTAGGGTTGCTACACTTAATCGTGAAAGCCTACTTGGTTTGGCTTCCATAATGAAGGCATGTCCCTTTTTGCAAACGCTCATAGTTCAG TTTGATTACAATGGCTATAAAgtaggaagaagaagaaaggttCCTCGACACTCTCATCAACACCTCAAGCTGGTGGAGTTACATGGGTTTCTTGGGCGCCCAATTGATCTTGAACTTGCATTTTACATACTTGAAAATGCAATGACGCTCGAGAAAATGGTTGTTAACCGTACCAATTATTCATTTGGTTGTGGTAATGCTAAAGATTGTACCAAGCTGCGAGAGGCTAAGTTACGTCAAGGCGTTGAACTTTTAGTTCTTTAG
- the LOC102606941 gene encoding FBD-associated F-box protein At4g10400-like isoform X4: protein MRKRPRNTPATREVKGEIVEDLMSLLPDDILINIISRLPLKEAAKTSVLSSRWKYLWTFTTVLDFDGITESSNCISDPTCIDKVLQLHRGSSINKFRLCLYSKDLHESEITNWVYSALSKRVQIFELELWPRLKNYTFLENCYNNLKSELSGVKYLRSLRLFSVNVTGEILEFILHNCPLLDQLSVVRSETLVSLKVVGSAIQLKHLRISTCYRLNEIKISTPNLLSFKYFGPGQELKLHIENAPQLVDISFRGVMLTRVRNVVGPITSCFPQLKTLELDSCDELYAQFSEHELPNLTHLHLRVATLNRESLLGLASIMKACPFLQTLIVQFDYNGYKVGRRRKVPRHSHQHLKLVELHGFLGRPIDLELAFYILENAMTLEKMVVNRTNYSFGCGNAKDCTKLREAKLRQGVELLVL, encoded by the exons ATGAGGAAGAGACCGCGAAATACCCCTGCTACTCGTGAAGTGAAG GGCGAAATTGTAGAGGATTTGATGAGTCTACTCCCAGATGATATTCTTATCAATATTATCTCTCGATTGCCACTTAAGGAAGCTGCAAAGACTTCTGTTCTTTCCAGTAGATGGAAATATTTGTGGACTTTTACCACTGTTCTTGACTTTGATGGAATAACAGAATCCTCAAACTGTATAAGTGATCCAACTTGTATTGATAAAGTCTTACAACTGCATAGAGGTTCAAGTATAAATAAGTTTAGATTATGTTTGTATTCCAAGGACTTACATGAAAGTGAAATCACCAATTGGGTTTACTCGGCATTATCAAAAAGGGTTCAAATCTTTGAGTTGGAGTTGTGGCCAAGGCTTAAGAATTACACATTTCTGGAAAACTGTTATAACAACCTTAAAAGTGAGTTATCTGGCGTCAAGTATTTAAGATCCCTTCGCCTTTTTAGTGTGAATGTCACTGGAGAAATTCTTGAGTTTATTTTACACAACTGTCCGCTTCTTGATCAATTATCTGTTGTCCGCTCTGAAACTCTGGTAAGCCTAAAGGTTGTTGGTTCTGCAATCCAATTGAAACACCTACGCATCAGCACTTGCTACAGATTGAACGAAATCAAGATTTCCACCCCAAATCTTTTgtctttcaaatattttggacCAGGACAAGAATTGAAGTTACATATCGAGAATGCTCCCCAGCTTGTTGATATATCTTTCCGTGGGGTTATGCTAACTCGAGTAAGGAATGTTGTGGGCCCGATTACAAGCTGTTTTCCTCAACTGAAGACTCTTGAATTGGACAGCTGCGATGAG TTATATGCGCAATTCTCGGAGCATGAATTGCCCAATCTAACCCACTTACATCTTAGGGTTGCTACACTTAATCGTGAAAGCCTACTTGGTTTGGCTTCCATAATGAAGGCATGTCCCTTTTTGCAAACGCTCATAGTTCAG TTTGATTACAATGGCTATAAAgtaggaagaagaagaaaggttCCTCGACACTCTCATCAACACCTCAAGCTGGTGGAGTTACATGGGTTTCTTGGGCGCCCAATTGATCTTGAACTTGCATTTTACATACTTGAAAATGCAATGACGCTCGAGAAAATGGTTGTTAACCGTACCAATTATTCATTTGGTTGTGGTAATGCTAAAGATTGTACCAAGCTGCGAGAGGCTAAGTTACGTCAAGGCGTTGAACTTTTAGTTCTTTAG
- the LOC102606636 gene encoding uncharacterized protein LOC102606636 isoform X1 — protein sequence MKMLCLKAEALDDQNQEQEQNYYHQNLASSSSPSSSTGNSNGNSFILPINLASSIHRFLWKKGRSFSSGDGFLTSSDFEVSKLQDKTSGEKCLYKNQLQQDVKQLQKQLQEEIDLRLALASAVEHSDSTSNSTCQLPDKAQELLDSIAVLEITVSKLEQDMEALQYQLSQERNERRLAEYRLRHLSSPASSLSNCSPAHLRELITRPYCGLNDMNVMATNQVTVAMQKNDYFMENLWHHPCHLSEEMVLCMRDIFLFLGDSSKSSSFEHMASSSSPQGHLSYSSLASFSDSPIMNPLARSPSVDINHDSEVFARDCVFDPYGVLHKGDLKRSIGIYGMAIEVSCLSVGKKELEYAAMALKRFRLLLEHLARVDISFMSCNEKLAFWINLYNALIMHAYLAYGVPTSEMKFLSLIQKATYTVGGQSFTAADIEFIILKMKPPAHRPQIALVLALQKFKVSEELKKYSIDHPEPLLSFALSCGMHSSPAVRIFRPENVTELLKESLTDYVQASVGITNKGKLLVPKLLHCYAKGIVEDSMLRDWICQFLSPEQAAMVRDCSPHQKWSLLGARGFSVLPFDSRFRYLFLMQERNQ from the exons ATGAAAATGCTGTGTCTTAAAGCAGAAGCCTTAGACGACCAAAACCAAGAACAAGAACAGAACTATTACCATCAAAATCTGGCTTCCTCATCTTCCCCCAGTTCTAGTACTGGCAATAGCAATGGCAATAGTTTCATTCTCCCAATCAACTT GGCTAGCTCCATTCATAGATTTTTGTGGAAGAAGGGCAGGTCATTTTCTTCTGGAGATGGGTTCCTTACTTCTTCTGATTTCGAG GTCTCTAAGCTGCAGGACAAAACAAGTGGAGAGAAATGTCTTTACAAAAACCAGCTTCAGCAAGAT GTTAAACAGTTGCAAAAACAGTTGCAAGAAGAGATTGACCTGCGCTTGGCTCTAGCGAGTGCTGTTGAGCATTCTGATTCAACCTCAAATTCTACCTGCCAGCTTCCAGATAAG GCCCAGGAGCTTCTGGATAGTATAGCTGTCCTGGAGATCACTGTATCTAAGCTTGAACAAGATATGGAAGCCTTGCAATACCAGCTTAGTCAGGAGAGGAATGAGCGTCGTCTTGCTGAGTATCGCTTAAGGCATTTATCTAGTCCTGCATCGTCACTGTCTAATTGCTCTCCTGCTCACTTGAGAGAACTG ATCACAAGACCTTATTGTGGATTGAATGATATGAACGTAATGGCTACAAATCAAGTTACTGTGGCAATGCAAAAAAATGATTACTTTATGGAGAATCTTTGGCACCACCCTTGTCACCTATCTGAAGAAATGGTCCTGTGCATGAGGGATATTTTCCTGTTTTTAGGAGATTCTTCCAAGTCCTCATCTTTTGAGCATATGGCTTCGTCTTCTTCACCTCAGGGCCACCTCTCCTATTCCTCTCTGGCATCTTTCTCAGATTCACCCATTATGAATCCCCTAGCAAGAAGTCCCTCTGTCGATATTAATCATGATTCTGAAGTCTTTGCAAGAGATTGCGTGTTTGATCCTTATGGGGTTCTACATAAGGGGGACTTGAAAAGAAGTATTGGAATCTATGGTATGGCAATTGAAGTCTCTTGTTTGTCTGTCGGGAAGAAAGAACTTGAATATGCTGCTATGGCTCTCAAAAGATTTAG GTTGCTGCTTGAGCATTTAGCCAGGGTGGATATTTCTTTCATGAGTTGCAATGAGAAGCTGGCATTTTGGATCAACTTATATAATGCCTTGATTATGCAT GCATATTTAGCTTATGGAGTTCCGACAAGTGAGATGAAGTTTTTGTCATTAATTCAGAAG GCCACCTACACAGTTGGAGGCCAATCATTTACTGCAGCTGACATCGAATTCATCATTCTGAAGATGAAACCCCCAGCTCACCGTCCACAAATA GCCCTTGTTCTTGCACTTCAGAAATTCAAGGTATCTGAGGAGCTTAAGAAGTATTCAATTGATCATCCTGAGCCTCTCCTATCCTTTGCTTTGAGCTGTGGGATGCATTCTTCACCTGCT GTGAGAATCTTTAGGCCTGAAAACGTGACTGAGTTGCTTAAAGAATCATTGACGGATTATGTCCAAGCATCTGTTGGTATAACCAATAAAGGGAAACTATTGGTCCCAAAATTGTTGCATTGTTATGCCAAAGGCATTGTAGAAGACTCAATGCTGCGTGATTGGATCTGTCAATTCCTCTCGCCAGAGCAAGCTGCCATGGTTAGAGATTGTTCACCCCATCAAAAGTGGAGCCTCCTCGGTGCTCGAGGATTCTCTGTCCTACCATTCGATTCAAGGTTCCGCTATCTCTTCCTAATGCAGGAGAGGAACCAATAG
- the LOC102607437 gene encoding putative FBD-associated F-box protein At5g38570, with the protein MSKKARLSSSDDLLRENETTKDWVSQLPDDILINIISKLTLMEAARTCVLSSRWRYLWTFTTALDFDGIREILPRTKRYFREYKFVRWVNKVLVLHRGSNVSQFRVSFYLSSSLEGVITNWIYKALAKTVQNFELDFRYNSGHHYTFPQEIYNSLKGVRGLSSIKSLRSICLSAVSVTGEILEFFIHNCPLLDELCVKDSIDLVSLKVVGSSVRLKSLDIQYCSFMKDIEISTPNLFSFKYYGPKIELHIENVPQLVELSVHADHTVEDMFLVAPLICYFPQLTMLELDSCNEVYKHFSNCELPKLIHLNLRVTIPNHECLVGLACIMKACPSLQKLTLELQSSGRRIGKKTQQVLRCSHQHLKLVELHMFRGREIDLQLAFYIFENAAILGKMIVEPSNYMTRKEIRNCTQMLESKLPQGVELVIGSLYVSDYKHG; encoded by the exons ATGAGTAAGAAAGCGCGGTTGAGCTCTTCAGATGATCTATTGCGTGAG AATGAAACTACCAAGGATTGGGTGAGTCAACTTCCTGATGATATTCTTATCAATATTATCTCGAAATTAACTTTAATGGAGGCTGCAAGGACTTGTGTTCTTTCGAGTAGATGGAGATATTTGTGGACTTTTACCACTGCTCTTGACTTTGATGGAATAAGAGAAATTTTACCTCGAACAAAAAGATACTTCCGCGAGTATAAGTTCGTTAGATGGGTGAATAAAGTCTTAGTATTGCATCGAGGTTCAAATGTGAGTCAGTTTAGagtaagtttttatttgtcttcttCACTGGAAGGTGTTATTACTAATTGGATTTACAAAGCACTGGCAAAAAcagttcaaaattttgagcTGGATTTCCGGTATAATTCTGGTCACCATTACACGTTTCCACAAGAGATTTATAACAGTCTAAAAGGTGTCCGTGGTTTGTCTAGTATTAAGTCTTTACGATCCATTTGCCTTTCTGCTGTGAGCGTCACGGGAGAGATTCTTGAGTTTTTTATACACAACTGTCCTCTTCTTGATGAATTATGTGTAAAAGACTCCATAGATCTAGTAAGTTTAAAGGTTGTTGGATCATCAGTCCGATTGAAGTCCCTAGACATTCAGTATTGCAGTTTCATGAAAGACATTGAAATTTCTACCccaaatcttttttctttcaaatattatggcccaaaaatCGAGTTACACATTGAGAATGTTCCCCAACTTGTTGAATTATCCGTACATGCTGATCACACAGTTGAAGACATGTTTTTAGTTGCACCGTTGATATGCTATTTCCCTCAATTGACGATGCTTGAGTTGGACAGTTGCAATGAG GTATACAAGCATTTCTCAAATTGTGAATTACCCAAACTAATCCACTTAAATCTAAGGGTTACCATACCGAATCATGAATGCCTAGTTGGCTTGGCTTGCATAATGAAGGCATGTCCCTCTCTGCAAAAGCTTACATTGGAG TTACAAAGTAGCGGCCGTAGAATAGGGAAGAAAACTCAGCAGGTTCTGAGATGCTCTCATCAACACCTCAAGCTGGTGGAGTTACATATGTTCCGTGGGCGTGAAATTGATCTTCAACTTGCATTTTACATATTTGAAAATGCAGCTATTCTTGGGAAAATGATTGTTGAACCTTCTAATTATATGACAAGgaaagaaattagaaattgCACCCAGATGCTTGAGTCTAAGTTACCCCAAGGCGTTGAACTTGTAATTGGTTCATTGTATGTTTCTGACTATAAGCATGGTTGA
- the LOC102606941 gene encoding FBD-associated F-box protein At4g10400-like isoform X3 produces the protein MRKRPRNTPATREVKQGEIVEDLMSLLPDDILINIISRLPLKEAAKTSVLSSRWKYLWTFTTVLDFDGITESSNCISDPTCIDKVLQLHRGSSINKFRLCLYSKDLHESEITNWVYSALSKRVQIFELELWPRLKNYTFLENCYNNLKSELSGVKYLRSLRLFSVNVTGEILEFILHNCPLLDQLSVVRSETLVSLKVVGSAIQLKHLRISTCYRLNEIKISTPNLLSFKYFGPGQELKLHIENAPQLVDISFRGVMLTRVRNVVGPITSCFPQLKTLELDSCDELYAQFSEHELPNLTHLHLRVATLNRESLLGLASIMKACPFLQTLIVQFDYNGYKVGRRRKVPRHSHQHLKLVELHGFLGRPIDLELAFYILENAMTLEKMVVNRTNYSFGCGNAKDCTKLREAKLRQGVELLVL, from the exons ATGAGGAAGAGACCGCGAAATACCCCTGCTACTCGTGAAGTGAAG CAGGGCGAAATTGTAGAGGATTTGATGAGTCTACTCCCAGATGATATTCTTATCAATATTATCTCTCGATTGCCACTTAAGGAAGCTGCAAAGACTTCTGTTCTTTCCAGTAGATGGAAATATTTGTGGACTTTTACCACTGTTCTTGACTTTGATGGAATAACAGAATCCTCAAACTGTATAAGTGATCCAACTTGTATTGATAAAGTCTTACAACTGCATAGAGGTTCAAGTATAAATAAGTTTAGATTATGTTTGTATTCCAAGGACTTACATGAAAGTGAAATCACCAATTGGGTTTACTCGGCATTATCAAAAAGGGTTCAAATCTTTGAGTTGGAGTTGTGGCCAAGGCTTAAGAATTACACATTTCTGGAAAACTGTTATAACAACCTTAAAAGTGAGTTATCTGGCGTCAAGTATTTAAGATCCCTTCGCCTTTTTAGTGTGAATGTCACTGGAGAAATTCTTGAGTTTATTTTACACAACTGTCCGCTTCTTGATCAATTATCTGTTGTCCGCTCTGAAACTCTGGTAAGCCTAAAGGTTGTTGGTTCTGCAATCCAATTGAAACACCTACGCATCAGCACTTGCTACAGATTGAACGAAATCAAGATTTCCACCCCAAATCTTTTgtctttcaaatattttggacCAGGACAAGAATTGAAGTTACATATCGAGAATGCTCCCCAGCTTGTTGATATATCTTTCCGTGGGGTTATGCTAACTCGAGTAAGGAATGTTGTGGGCCCGATTACAAGCTGTTTTCCTCAACTGAAGACTCTTGAATTGGACAGCTGCGATGAG TTATATGCGCAATTCTCGGAGCATGAATTGCCCAATCTAACCCACTTACATCTTAGGGTTGCTACACTTAATCGTGAAAGCCTACTTGGTTTGGCTTCCATAATGAAGGCATGTCCCTTTTTGCAAACGCTCATAGTTCAG TTTGATTACAATGGCTATAAAgtaggaagaagaagaaaggttCCTCGACACTCTCATCAACACCTCAAGCTGGTGGAGTTACATGGGTTTCTTGGGCGCCCAATTGATCTTGAACTTGCATTTTACATACTTGAAAATGCAATGACGCTCGAGAAAATGGTTGTTAACCGTACCAATTATTCATTTGGTTGTGGTAATGCTAAAGATTGTACCAAGCTGCGAGAGGCTAAGTTACGTCAAGGCGTTGAACTTTTAGTTCTTTAG
- the LOC102606941 gene encoding FBD-associated F-box protein At4g10400-like isoform X1, with product MSVYLSFQNKLQRPFFLIKYRPKPFKAKPISKASPVHSATTFPKPSLSQSFYGHGHQRNPADIVTTQASTEMRKRPRNTPATREVKQGEIVEDLMSLLPDDILINIISRLPLKEAAKTSVLSSRWKYLWTFTTVLDFDGITESSNCISDPTCIDKVLQLHRGSSINKFRLCLYSKDLHESEITNWVYSALSKRVQIFELELWPRLKNYTFLENCYNNLKSELSGVKYLRSLRLFSVNVTGEILEFILHNCPLLDQLSVVRSETLVSLKVVGSAIQLKHLRISTCYRLNEIKISTPNLLSFKYFGPGQELKLHIENAPQLVDISFRGVMLTRVRNVVGPITSCFPQLKTLELDSCDELYAQFSEHELPNLTHLHLRVATLNRESLLGLASIMKACPFLQTLIVQFDYNGYKVGRRRKVPRHSHQHLKLVELHGFLGRPIDLELAFYILENAMTLEKMVVNRTNYSFGCGNAKDCTKLREAKLRQGVELLVL from the exons ATGTCCgtttatttatcttttcaaaataaattacagcgaccattttttttaattaagtacaGACCAAAACCATTTAAAGCTAAGCCAATTTCAAAAGCCAGTCCTGTCCACTCAGCAACTACTTTCCCAAAGCCATCACTGTCGCAGTCCTTCTACGGCCACGGTCACCAGCGAAACCCAGCCGATATTGTCACAACACAAGCTTCTACG GAAATGAGGAAGAGACCGCGAAATACCCCTGCTACTCGTGAAGTGAAG CAGGGCGAAATTGTAGAGGATTTGATGAGTCTACTCCCAGATGATATTCTTATCAATATTATCTCTCGATTGCCACTTAAGGAAGCTGCAAAGACTTCTGTTCTTTCCAGTAGATGGAAATATTTGTGGACTTTTACCACTGTTCTTGACTTTGATGGAATAACAGAATCCTCAAACTGTATAAGTGATCCAACTTGTATTGATAAAGTCTTACAACTGCATAGAGGTTCAAGTATAAATAAGTTTAGATTATGTTTGTATTCCAAGGACTTACATGAAAGTGAAATCACCAATTGGGTTTACTCGGCATTATCAAAAAGGGTTCAAATCTTTGAGTTGGAGTTGTGGCCAAGGCTTAAGAATTACACATTTCTGGAAAACTGTTATAACAACCTTAAAAGTGAGTTATCTGGCGTCAAGTATTTAAGATCCCTTCGCCTTTTTAGTGTGAATGTCACTGGAGAAATTCTTGAGTTTATTTTACACAACTGTCCGCTTCTTGATCAATTATCTGTTGTCCGCTCTGAAACTCTGGTAAGCCTAAAGGTTGTTGGTTCTGCAATCCAATTGAAACACCTACGCATCAGCACTTGCTACAGATTGAACGAAATCAAGATTTCCACCCCAAATCTTTTgtctttcaaatattttggacCAGGACAAGAATTGAAGTTACATATCGAGAATGCTCCCCAGCTTGTTGATATATCTTTCCGTGGGGTTATGCTAACTCGAGTAAGGAATGTTGTGGGCCCGATTACAAGCTGTTTTCCTCAACTGAAGACTCTTGAATTGGACAGCTGCGATGAG TTATATGCGCAATTCTCGGAGCATGAATTGCCCAATCTAACCCACTTACATCTTAGGGTTGCTACACTTAATCGTGAAAGCCTACTTGGTTTGGCTTCCATAATGAAGGCATGTCCCTTTTTGCAAACGCTCATAGTTCAG TTTGATTACAATGGCTATAAAgtaggaagaagaagaaaggttCCTCGACACTCTCATCAACACCTCAAGCTGGTGGAGTTACATGGGTTTCTTGGGCGCCCAATTGATCTTGAACTTGCATTTTACATACTTGAAAATGCAATGACGCTCGAGAAAATGGTTGTTAACCGTACCAATTATTCATTTGGTTGTGGTAATGCTAAAGATTGTACCAAGCTGCGAGAGGCTAAGTTACGTCAAGGCGTTGAACTTTTAGTTCTTTAG
- the LOC102606636 gene encoding uncharacterized protein LOC102606636 isoform X2 encodes MKMLCLKAEALDDQNQEQEQNYYHQNLASSSSPSSSTGNSNGNSFILPINLASSIHRFLWKKGRSFSSGDGFLTSSDFEVSKLQDKTSGEKCLYKNQLQQDVKQLQKQLQEEIDLRLALASAVEHSDSTSNSTCQLPDKAQELLDSIAVLEITVSKLEQDMEALQYQLSQERNERRLAEYRLRHLSSPASSLSNCSPAHLRELITRPYCGLNDMNVMATNQVTVAMQKNDYFMENLWHHPCHLSEEMVLCMRDIFLFLGDSSKSSSFEHMASSSSPQGHLSYSSLASFSDSPIMNPLARSPSVDINHDSEVFARDCVFDPYGVLHKGDLKRSIGIYGMAIEVSCLSVGKKELEYAAMALKRFRLLLEHLARVDISFMSCNEKLAFWINLYNALIMHAYLAYGVPTSEMKFLSLIQKATYTVGGQSFTAADIEFIILKMKPPAHRPQIVWPTMEHQLLKCGSSAQLDGEFTKQ; translated from the exons ATGAAAATGCTGTGTCTTAAAGCAGAAGCCTTAGACGACCAAAACCAAGAACAAGAACAGAACTATTACCATCAAAATCTGGCTTCCTCATCTTCCCCCAGTTCTAGTACTGGCAATAGCAATGGCAATAGTTTCATTCTCCCAATCAACTT GGCTAGCTCCATTCATAGATTTTTGTGGAAGAAGGGCAGGTCATTTTCTTCTGGAGATGGGTTCCTTACTTCTTCTGATTTCGAG GTCTCTAAGCTGCAGGACAAAACAAGTGGAGAGAAATGTCTTTACAAAAACCAGCTTCAGCAAGAT GTTAAACAGTTGCAAAAACAGTTGCAAGAAGAGATTGACCTGCGCTTGGCTCTAGCGAGTGCTGTTGAGCATTCTGATTCAACCTCAAATTCTACCTGCCAGCTTCCAGATAAG GCCCAGGAGCTTCTGGATAGTATAGCTGTCCTGGAGATCACTGTATCTAAGCTTGAACAAGATATGGAAGCCTTGCAATACCAGCTTAGTCAGGAGAGGAATGAGCGTCGTCTTGCTGAGTATCGCTTAAGGCATTTATCTAGTCCTGCATCGTCACTGTCTAATTGCTCTCCTGCTCACTTGAGAGAACTG ATCACAAGACCTTATTGTGGATTGAATGATATGAACGTAATGGCTACAAATCAAGTTACTGTGGCAATGCAAAAAAATGATTACTTTATGGAGAATCTTTGGCACCACCCTTGTCACCTATCTGAAGAAATGGTCCTGTGCATGAGGGATATTTTCCTGTTTTTAGGAGATTCTTCCAAGTCCTCATCTTTTGAGCATATGGCTTCGTCTTCTTCACCTCAGGGCCACCTCTCCTATTCCTCTCTGGCATCTTTCTCAGATTCACCCATTATGAATCCCCTAGCAAGAAGTCCCTCTGTCGATATTAATCATGATTCTGAAGTCTTTGCAAGAGATTGCGTGTTTGATCCTTATGGGGTTCTACATAAGGGGGACTTGAAAAGAAGTATTGGAATCTATGGTATGGCAATTGAAGTCTCTTGTTTGTCTGTCGGGAAGAAAGAACTTGAATATGCTGCTATGGCTCTCAAAAGATTTAG GTTGCTGCTTGAGCATTTAGCCAGGGTGGATATTTCTTTCATGAGTTGCAATGAGAAGCTGGCATTTTGGATCAACTTATATAATGCCTTGATTATGCAT GCATATTTAGCTTATGGAGTTCCGACAAGTGAGATGAAGTTTTTGTCATTAATTCAGAAG GCCACCTACACAGTTGGAGGCCAATCATTTACTGCAGCTGACATCGAATTCATCATTCTGAAGATGAAACCCCCAGCTCACCGTCCACAAATA GTGTGGCCTACTATGGAACACCAACTGCTGAAATGTGGGTCTTCCGCCCAGCTGGATGGTGAATTCACCAAGCAGTGA